The Rhizobium sp. BT03 genome has a window encoding:
- a CDS encoding ActR/PrrA/RegA family redox response regulator transcription factor yields the protein MTEQNHENFAARDEDHIGPDASLLIVDDDGPFLRRLARAMETRGFQVETAESVAEGVAKSKGRPPKYAVVDLRLGDGNGLDVIEAIRQRRDDTRIIVLTGYGNIATAVTAVKLGAVDYLAKPADADDVFSALTQRAGEKAELPENPMSADRVRWEHIQRVYEMCERNVSETARRLNMHRRTLQRILAKRAPK from the coding sequence ATGACAGAACAAAATCATGAAAATTTCGCCGCTAGGGATGAAGACCATATCGGTCCCGACGCCAGCCTGCTGATCGTCGACGATGACGGTCCGTTCCTGCGCCGGCTGGCCCGGGCGATGGAGACGCGCGGTTTCCAGGTGGAGACGGCCGAATCAGTGGCCGAAGGCGTTGCGAAATCGAAAGGCAGGCCGCCGAAATATGCGGTGGTCGACCTTCGGCTCGGCGACGGCAATGGGCTCGACGTCATCGAAGCGATCCGCCAGAGGCGCGACGACACCAGGATCATCGTGCTGACCGGCTACGGCAATATCGCAACGGCGGTGACCGCCGTAAAGCTCGGCGCCGTCGATTACCTGGCAAAGCCTGCCGATGCCGACGACGTCTTTTCGGCACTGACACAGCGGGCAGGCGAAAAGGCGGAGCTTCCCGAAAATCCGATGTCTGCCGACCGGGTGCGCTGGGAACATATCCAGCGGGTCTACGAAATGTGCGAGCGTAACGTCTCGGAAACGGCGCGCCGGCTCAATATGCACCGGCGCACGCTGCAGCGCATCCTTGCCAAACGGGCGCCGAAATAG
- a CDS encoding MmcB family DNA repair protein, with product MTILSVYNNNPLIDGRQSDRAMMVRRGTQILLHEMRHAVLPELPLASGRRADLITVSEKGEVWIIEIKTSIEDFRVDRKWPEYRLHCDRLFFATHEGVPLDIFPEECGLFLSDGYGAHMIREAPEHRMAPATRKSVTLNFSRAAAQRLMMAEWANGKPFTVDDV from the coding sequence ATGACGATTTTGAGCGTTTACAATAACAATCCGTTAATCGATGGCCGGCAATCGGACAGAGCCATGATGGTGCGGCGGGGAACGCAGATTTTGCTGCATGAAATGCGCCACGCCGTGCTGCCCGAACTGCCGCTGGCCAGCGGCCGCCGCGCCGATTTGATCACCGTTTCGGAAAAAGGCGAGGTCTGGATCATCGAAATCAAGACGTCGATCGAGGACTTCAGGGTAGATCGCAAATGGCCGGAATACAGGCTGCATTGCGACCGGCTGTTCTTCGCGACTCACGAGGGCGTGCCGCTCGACATCTTTCCCGAGGAGTGCGGGCTTTTCCTGTCGGATGGCTACGGCGCCCACATGATTCGCGAGGCGCCGGAACACCGCATGGCGCCGGCGACGCGCAAATCCGTCACGCTCAATTTCTCGCGCGCTGCCGCCCAAAGGCTGATGATGGCCGAATGGGCGAACGGAAAGCCGTTCACCGTCGATGACGTTTGA
- a CDS encoding ActS/PrrB/RegB family redox-sensitive histidine kinase, translating into MIDKTESLTLEDRHSSRRLRLQTLVRLRWLAVGGQALTVFIVAFWLKFPLPLIASSSLIAALAWVNFYLTIRYPPTHRLESPAAFALLGFDLLQLCALLFITGGLANPFAALVCVPVIISFASQPIRYSTALIGFAMVCITVLAFSPFPLPWFDGVEINVHNVMQFGVWCSIASTMAFAAFYAYRVSMEASQLADALAATELVLQREKHLSQLDGLAAAAAHELGTPLATISVVAKEMERELKDDDRFREDVMLLRSQSERCRDILRRLTTLSSEGEAHMRRLPLSSMIEEVVAPHREFGIVLELIEKSPRKDEPVTDRNAGIMYGLGNLIENAVDYAREKVRITVEHDHDKVLIIIEDDGNGYAPDILTRIGEPYMTRRQKEDTAGGLGLGLFIAKTLLERSGASLIFENREPENAGARIRIEWPRMLIDANSTK; encoded by the coding sequence ATGATCGACAAGACGGAAAGCCTTACGCTGGAGGACCGCCACAGCAGCCGCAGGCTGCGCCTGCAGACGCTGGTGCGGCTGCGCTGGCTTGCGGTCGGCGGACAGGCGCTGACGGTATTCATCGTGGCCTTCTGGCTGAAATTTCCCTTGCCGCTGATTGCCAGCTCGTCGCTGATCGCCGCGCTTGCCTGGGTGAACTTCTACCTGACGATCCGCTATCCGCCGACACACCGGCTGGAATCGCCGGCCGCCTTTGCGCTGCTCGGCTTCGATCTTCTGCAGCTCTGCGCGCTGCTTTTCATCACCGGCGGCCTTGCCAATCCTTTCGCAGCCCTCGTCTGCGTGCCTGTTATCATCTCGTTTGCCTCGCAGCCGATCCGTTACAGCACGGCGCTGATCGGCTTTGCGATGGTGTGCATCACCGTGCTTGCCTTTTCGCCCTTTCCGCTGCCGTGGTTCGACGGGGTCGAGATCAATGTCCACAACGTCATGCAGTTCGGCGTCTGGTGCTCGATCGCCTCGACGATGGCATTCGCCGCCTTCTATGCCTATCGGGTGTCGATGGAAGCAAGCCAGCTTGCCGATGCGCTGGCTGCGACCGAACTGGTGCTGCAGCGGGAAAAGCATCTTTCGCAGCTCGACGGACTGGCGGCGGCGGCGGCCCACGAACTCGGCACGCCGCTTGCGACGATCAGCGTCGTCGCCAAGGAAATGGAGCGGGAACTCAAGGACGACGATCGTTTCCGTGAGGATGTGATGCTGCTGCGCAGCCAGAGCGAACGCTGCCGTGACATCCTGCGGCGGCTGACGACACTCTCCTCGGAAGGCGAAGCGCATATGCGCCGGCTGCCGCTTTCCTCGATGATCGAGGAGGTGGTCGCGCCGCACCGGGAATTCGGCATCGTCCTGGAGCTGATCGAAAAGAGCCCGCGTAAGGACGAGCCGGTGACCGACCGCAATGCCGGCATCATGTACGGGCTCGGCAATCTGATCGAAAACGCCGTCGATTATGCGCGGGAGAAGGTCAGGATCACCGTCGAGCATGATCACGATAAAGTGCTGATCATCATCGAGGACGACGGCAATGGTTACGCCCCCGATATTCTGACGCGGATCGGTGAGCCTTACATGACCAGGCGGCAGAAAGAGGATACGGCGGGCGGTCTCGGGCTCGGGCTTTTCATCGCCAAGACGCTGCTGGAGCGCTCGGGGGCATCGCTGATTTTCGAGAATCGCGAGCCGGAAAATGCGGGCGCGCGTATCCGGATCGAATGGCCGCGCATGCTGATCGACGCAAATTCGACAAAGTGA
- a CDS encoding amino acid ABC transporter permease: MTYTFEFSWLFQYYPQIVRGILITFQLIAIGGVLGTSLGIVCAWVRALGPSWLKPAVATYVELIRNTPFLIQLFFIFFGLPSLGLQLDELTAANLAMVINLGAYSCEIIRAGIQATPKGQFEAGANLAMSPFETFRHVVLVPSLQRIWPALSSQVVIVMLGSSVVSQIAAEDLTFAANFIQSRTFRAFEAYMVSTVIYLALAILLRQALAIIGGFIFPRRLVR, encoded by the coding sequence ATGACCTATACATTCGAATTCAGCTGGCTGTTTCAATATTACCCTCAGATCGTCAGGGGCATATTGATCACCTTCCAGCTCATCGCCATCGGCGGCGTGCTCGGCACTTCGCTCGGCATCGTCTGCGCCTGGGTGCGCGCCCTCGGCCCATCCTGGCTGAAACCGGCCGTCGCGACCTATGTCGAGCTCATCCGCAACACGCCGTTCCTGATCCAGCTGTTTTTCATCTTCTTCGGCCTTCCCTCGCTCGGCCTGCAGCTCGACGAACTGACCGCGGCCAATCTCGCCATGGTGATCAATCTTGGCGCCTACAGCTGCGAGATCATCCGCGCCGGTATTCAGGCAACGCCGAAGGGACAGTTCGAGGCCGGCGCCAACCTGGCGATGAGCCCATTCGAGACCTTCCGCCACGTCGTACTCGTTCCCTCCCTGCAGCGCATCTGGCCGGCGCTCTCCTCGCAGGTGGTCATCGTCATGCTCGGCTCTTCCGTGGTGTCGCAGATTGCCGCCGAAGACCTGACCTTCGCCGCCAATTTCATCCAGTCGCGGACGTTCCGCGCCTTCGAAGCCTATATGGTCTCGACCGTGATCTATCTGGCGCTGGCAATCCTGCTCAGGCAGGCGCTGGCGATCATCGGCGGGTTCATCTTTCCAAGAAGGCTTGTCCGATGA
- the hrpB gene encoding ATP-dependent helicase HrpB — MTISASLPELPVSHVLPAVGAALGEQKRAVLSAPPGAGKTTLVPLYLLDQAWRGDGKIILLEPRRLAARAAASRMASLLGEQVGGTVGYRMRLDNRISAATRVEVVTEGVFARMILDDPELAGVSAVIFDEFHERSLDADFGLALALDVQSALREDLRILVMSATLDVERVADLLDHPPVIESLGRSFPIDIRYQDRPGGERIEDAVTRAILDAHADETGSILAFLPGQAEITRTAERLQGRFGPETLIAPLYGNLGQKEQDAAIRPASKGTRKIVLATSIAETSITIDGVRIVIDSGLQRLPVFEASTGITRLETVRVSRASADQRAGRAGRTEPGIAVRLWHQGQTAALPAFTPPQILSSDLSGLVLDLAHWGVQDPGSLAFVDQPPETTLKEARGLLGQLGALDKDGALTARGKVMRDLALPPRLAAMVVSAGESGHARDAALIAVLLTEQGLGGTNIDIEERLRRFKAERGERAEASRRLAARLASGLDKVTATAPALAGQLLLHAFPDRIALQRGGRGRFVMANGRGAELPETERLAGSQMLVIADLTGRAAQARVLAAAEVTRGDIDAELPGEIKTGDQIFFDRQSRQIRARRATRLGAIVFEETPLPRPSGPAVTQALVEGVRELGLDHLAFSKEAVQLRERIGFLHRTIGEPWPDVGDDALLSRLDDWFGPFQTEARGLSEISAAGLSNGLMSLVPHEVQRDLGRLAPTHFEAPTGQRHPIQYEGEEPVLTIRVQELFGLKQHPAIAGGRLPLLLELTSPAHRPIQTTRDLPGFWAGSWKDVRADMRGRYPRHPWPERPEDALPTTRAKPRGT; from the coding sequence GTGACAATCAGTGCATCATTGCCGGAGCTTCCGGTTTCCCATGTCCTGCCGGCCGTCGGTGCCGCCCTGGGGGAGCAGAAACGCGCCGTCCTTTCCGCACCCCCCGGTGCCGGCAAGACGACGCTGGTGCCGCTTTATCTGCTTGACCAGGCCTGGCGCGGCGACGGCAAGATCATCCTGCTGGAGCCGCGGCGGCTGGCGGCGCGGGCGGCGGCAAGCCGGATGGCGTCATTGCTCGGCGAACAGGTTGGCGGCACGGTCGGCTACCGCATGCGCCTCGACAACAGGATATCGGCGGCGACGCGGGTCGAGGTGGTGACCGAAGGGGTTTTTGCCCGGATGATCCTCGACGATCCGGAACTCGCCGGCGTCTCTGCGGTGATCTTCGACGAATTCCATGAGCGTTCGCTCGACGCCGATTTCGGGCTGGCGCTGGCGCTCGACGTCCAATCGGCGCTGCGCGAGGATTTGCGTATCCTCGTGATGTCGGCGACCCTCGACGTCGAACGTGTGGCGGACCTTCTCGACCATCCGCCTGTCATCGAAAGCCTGGGGCGCAGCTTTCCGATCGATATCCGCTACCAGGATCGGCCGGGCGGCGAGCGCATCGAGGATGCGGTCACGCGGGCGATCCTCGATGCGCATGCCGATGAAACCGGCTCGATCCTCGCTTTCCTGCCCGGCCAGGCGGAAATCACGCGAACCGCGGAACGTCTGCAGGGACGATTCGGACCCGAGACGCTGATTGCACCGCTCTATGGCAATCTTGGCCAGAAGGAGCAGGACGCGGCAATCCGGCCGGCATCGAAGGGCACGCGCAAGATCGTGCTCGCGACGTCGATCGCCGAAACCTCGATCACCATCGACGGCGTCAGGATCGTGATCGACAGCGGGCTGCAGCGGCTACCGGTGTTCGAGGCGTCGACCGGGATCACAAGGCTGGAGACAGTGCGCGTGTCGCGGGCGTCCGCCGATCAGCGGGCGGGCCGTGCCGGACGAACGGAACCGGGCATCGCCGTCAGGCTGTGGCACCAGGGACAGACAGCGGCCCTGCCGGCCTTCACGCCGCCGCAGATCCTGTCCAGCGATCTCTCCGGACTGGTGCTCGATCTCGCCCATTGGGGCGTCCAGGATCCGGGATCGCTTGCCTTCGTCGACCAGCCGCCGGAGACGACGCTTAAGGAAGCGCGGGGGCTGCTCGGCCAGCTCGGTGCGCTCGACAAGGATGGGGCGCTGACCGCGCGCGGCAAGGTGATGCGCGATCTCGCTTTGCCGCCGCGGCTCGCGGCCATGGTCGTTTCAGCGGGCGAATCGGGGCACGCCCGGGATGCGGCATTGATCGCCGTGCTTCTCACCGAACAGGGTCTGGGCGGAACCAACATCGATATCGAGGAGCGGCTGCGACGCTTCAAGGCCGAGCGCGGCGAAAGAGCGGAGGCCTCGCGGCGGCTGGCGGCGCGGCTGGCGAGCGGCCTCGACAAAGTCACTGCAACGGCGCCGGCGCTTGCGGGCCAGCTGCTGCTGCATGCATTCCCGGATCGCATCGCGCTTCAGCGCGGCGGGCGCGGCCGATTCGTGATGGCGAACGGGCGCGGCGCGGAACTGCCTGAAACCGAGAGGCTGGCCGGCAGCCAGATGCTTGTCATCGCCGATCTCACCGGCCGGGCGGCACAGGCACGGGTTCTGGCGGCAGCCGAGGTGACGCGCGGCGATATCGACGCCGAGCTGCCCGGCGAGATCAAAACCGGCGATCAGATCTTCTTCGACCGGCAAAGCCGGCAGATACGGGCGCGGCGGGCAACCCGGCTCGGTGCAATCGTCTTCGAAGAGACGCCCTTGCCCCGGCCTTCCGGGCCTGCGGTCACCCAGGCGCTGGTGGAGGGGGTGCGCGAACTCGGGCTCGATCATCTCGCCTTCTCGAAGGAGGCCGTCCAGCTTCGCGAGCGGATCGGATTTCTTCACCGGACGATCGGCGAGCCCTGGCCCGATGTCGGCGATGATGCCCTGCTTTCCCGGCTGGACGATTGGTTCGGCCCGTTTCAGACGGAGGCCCGCGGCCTTTCCGAAATTTCCGCAGCCGGGCTTTCGAACGGGCTGATGTCCTTGGTGCCGCACGAGGTGCAGCGCGACCTTGGCCGACTTGCGCCGACCCATTTCGAAGCGCCGACCGGCCAGAGGCACCCGATCCAATATGAGGGCGAGGAGCCGGTGCTGACGATCCGCGTGCAGGAGCTGTTCGGGCTGAAGCAGCACCCGGCGATCGCCGGAGGCCGTCTGCCGCTGCTGCTCGAACTGACCTCGCCGGCGCATCGGCCGATCCAGACGACGCGTGACCTGCCCGGCTTCTGGGCCGGTTCATGGAAGGATGTGCGCGCCGATATGCGCGGCCGCTATCCCCGGCATCCCTGGCCGGAGCGGCCGGAAGACGCCTTGCCGACGACACGGGCAAAACCGCGTGGTACATGA
- a CDS encoding transporter substrate-binding domain-containing protein — protein sequence MIFQSGSPAIFAARSHQAVSRPAFVQRDGPHSGPAGFPTFRFRRHRHEAAGLRHRHGDTHRQELGAKLEIVPVTSANRIPYLQTKKVDLVISSLGKNPERAAVIDFSDAYAPYFNGVFAPDDVAIKSIADLSGKVVGVTRGSIEDLELTKSAPADATTKRYEDNNGTISAFLSGQVVAVVTGNVVAAAILDKNPPRKPELKFLIKNSPCYVGMNKNEPELMAKVNEIIAASKKDGTLDDISMKWLHQPLDKSL from the coding sequence ATCATCTTCCAGAGCGGTTCACCGGCGATCTTTGCGGCGAGATCCCACCAGGCGGTATCGAGGCCGGCCTTCGTCCAGCGAGACGGTCCGCATAGCGGTCCCGCAGGGTTTCCCACCTTTCGGTTCCGTCGGCACCGACATGAAGCCGCAGGGCTACGACATCGACATGGCGACACTCATCGCCAAGAACTTGGCGCGAAGCTGGAGATAGTGCCGGTGACCTCGGCCAACCGCATACCATACCTGCAGACGAAAAAGGTCGATCTGGTGATCTCGAGCCTGGGCAAGAACCCGGAACGCGCCGCGGTGATCGACTTCTCCGATGCCTATGCCCCCTATTTCAACGGCGTCTTCGCTCCGGACGACGTGGCCATCAAATCGATTGCCGATCTGTCCGGAAAGGTCGTCGGCGTGACCCGCGGATCGATCGAGGATCTGGAGCTGACAAAGAGCGCGCCTGCGGATGCGACCACCAAGCGCTACGAGGACAACAATGGCACGATCTCGGCCTTCCTGTCGGGTCAGGTCGTGGCAGTGGTGACCGGCAATGTCGTGGCAGCCGCAATTCTCGACAAAAATCCGCCCCGCAAGCCCGAACTGAAGTTCCTGATCAAGAACTCGCCCTGCTATGTCGGCATGAACAAGAACGAGCCGGAACTGATGGCCAAGGTCAACGAGATCATCGCTGCGTCCAAGAAGGACGGCACGTTGGACGACATCTCGATGAAGTGGCTTCACCAACCGCTGGACAAGAGCCTCTGA
- the menC gene encoding o-succinylbenzoate synthase: MGNPAGPLCGPSRWTKAGLDTAWWDLAAKIAGEPLWKMIGGKGPDAIVGADISVMDNLDELVSAVDKARQDGFQRTKLKFRRGWGLDMVARVREAFPDAVLHVDCNSAFTLDDIGMFRELDRFGLAMIEQPLAYDDLIDHARLQSELKTPICLDESITSLDRARKAIDIGACGWINIKPGRVGGLTNAIAIHDLCAARNVPCWIGGMLESAVGQGPALALSTLPNVKYPCDVFPSERLYEVDLSEPEITLSGPGRITASHQPGQRFRPNSERLANVTREYALVSTRA; this comes from the coding sequence GTGGGAAACCCTGCGGGACCGCTATGCGGACCGTCTCGCTGGACGAAGGCCGGCCTCGATACCGCCTGGTGGGATCTCGCCGCAAAGATCGCCGGTGAACCGCTCTGGAAGATGATCGGCGGAAAGGGACCGGATGCGATCGTCGGTGCCGATATATCGGTGATGGATAATCTCGATGAACTCGTCTCGGCGGTCGACAAGGCACGACAGGACGGTTTTCAGAGGACAAAGCTGAAATTCCGCCGTGGATGGGGGCTCGATATGGTCGCCCGCGTGCGCGAAGCTTTCCCCGATGCGGTTCTGCATGTCGATTGCAACAGCGCCTTCACGCTCGACGATATCGGCATGTTTCGCGAACTCGACCGGTTCGGCCTTGCGATGATCGAGCAGCCGCTTGCCTATGACGACCTGATCGACCATGCGCGCCTCCAATCCGAGTTGAAGACGCCGATCTGCCTGGACGAGAGCATCACATCGCTCGACCGGGCCCGAAAGGCGATCGATATCGGCGCCTGCGGCTGGATCAACATCAAGCCGGGACGCGTCGGCGGCTTGACCAATGCAATCGCCATTCATGACCTCTGCGCTGCCCGCAATGTTCCGTGCTGGATCGGCGGCATGCTCGAATCCGCTGTCGGGCAAGGACCGGCACTTGCACTGTCGACGCTCCCCAACGTCAAATATCCCTGCGACGTCTTCCCCAGCGAGCGACTGTACGAGGTGGATCTCTCCGAGCCGGAGATCACCCTCAGCGGACCGGGGCGCATCACGGCGTCGCACCAGCCCGGCCAACGGTTTCGGCCCAATTCGGAACGCCTTGCAAATGTTACGCGCGAATACGCTCTCGTTTCCACCAGAGCGTGA
- a CDS encoding amino acid ABC transporter ATP-binding protein, whose translation MSLIEITEVRKSFGDNEVLKGINIGVEPGEVIAIIGKSGSGKSTLLRCINGLENIDSGSISVGGAQLLPDEVHLKALRLKVGMIFQQFNLFPHLTAGANVMLAQTVVKKAPKGDAERIAREMLARVGLAGKFNAYPDELSGGQQQRVAIARALAMQPIALLCDEITSALDPELVSEVLAVVRTLAADGMTLIMVTHEMNFARDVCNRVVFMHQGWPRPRDGPPRKIFSEPATPELQQFLGVKASA comes from the coding sequence ATGTCGCTCATCGAAATCACTGAGGTCCGCAAGAGCTTCGGCGACAATGAAGTTCTCAAGGGGATCAACATCGGCGTCGAACCCGGCGAAGTCATCGCGATCATCGGCAAGAGCGGCTCGGGCAAGTCGACGCTGCTGCGCTGCATAAACGGGCTGGAGAACATCGACTCAGGCTCGATCTCGGTCGGTGGCGCCCAACTCCTGCCCGACGAAGTGCATTTGAAGGCGCTTCGGCTGAAGGTTGGCATGATCTTCCAGCAATTCAACCTCTTCCCGCATCTGACCGCCGGGGCCAATGTCATGCTCGCCCAGACGGTGGTGAAGAAGGCGCCGAAGGGCGATGCAGAGCGGATCGCCCGGGAAATGCTTGCCCGGGTCGGGTTGGCGGGGAAATTTAATGCCTATCCGGACGAACTTTCGGGTGGGCAGCAGCAACGCGTGGCGATCGCACGGGCGCTCGCTATGCAGCCGATCGCCCTTCTTTGCGACGAAATCACCTCGGCGCTCGATCCGGAACTCGTTTCGGAGGTGCTCGCGGTCGTCCGCACGCTTGCCGCCGATGGCATGACCCTGATCATGGTGACCCATGAGATGAATTTTGCACGCGACGTCTGCAATCGCGTCGTCTTCATGCACCAGGGCTGGCCGCGTCCACGAGATGGACCTCCTCGGAAGATCTTTTCCGAACCGGCGACCCCGGAGCTCCAGCAATTCCTGGGTGTCAAAGCCTCGGCCTAG
- a CDS encoding amino acid ABC transporter permease: protein MIEFTIWDILRNLLLATRWTILLSLVSFAGGGAVGLCLLFLRIGKRKPLRLLAKYYIELFQGTPLLMQLFIAFFGLGLFGIDVPAWLAAGLALILWTAAFLAEIWRGCVEAVARGQWEASASLGMGWLQQLRYVVLPQAMRIAIPPTAGFSVQVIKGTALTSIIGFVELSKAGTIVTNATFQPFTVYGLVALIYFALCWPLSKSSQILERKLNVAHRNH, encoded by the coding sequence ATGATCGAATTCACCATCTGGGACATCCTGCGCAACCTGCTGCTGGCAACGCGCTGGACCATTCTTCTCTCGCTCGTGTCCTTCGCCGGCGGCGGCGCGGTCGGGCTTTGCCTGCTGTTTCTGCGCATCGGCAAACGCAAGCCGCTGCGCCTGCTGGCGAAATATTACATCGAGCTGTTTCAGGGAACGCCGCTGCTGATGCAGCTGTTCATCGCCTTCTTCGGCCTTGGCCTGTTCGGCATCGACGTGCCGGCCTGGCTTGCCGCGGGGCTAGCACTGATCCTGTGGACCGCCGCCTTTCTCGCCGAAATCTGGCGCGGCTGCGTGGAAGCTGTCGCCAGGGGACAATGGGAAGCTTCCGCCAGCCTCGGCATGGGGTGGCTGCAGCAGCTGCGTTACGTCGTGCTGCCGCAGGCCATGAGGATTGCGATCCCGCCGACGGCCGGGTTTTCCGTCCAGGTCATCAAGGGCACTGCGCTGACCTCTATCATCGGCTTCGTCGAACTCTCCAAGGCTGGAACGATCGTCACCAACGCCACCTTCCAGCCCTTCACCGTCTACGGTCTCGTCGCGCTCATCTATTTCGCGCTCTGCTGGCCTTTGTCGAAAAGCAGCCAGATCCTCGAAAGGAAGCTCAATGTCGCTCATCGAAATCACTGA
- a CDS encoding L,D-transpeptidase, producing MRIRNAFPVFGLLTTLALAGCSSTSDSASVDDKGAGPTVQTAQIFNDAYGVTKDAGYSLPAIPIDRVKPQFRRQVVSYQTTERPGTIIVNTRERFLYYILANGKAMRYGIGVGKQGFAWAGTAYVAWKQEWPTWHPPKEMAVRRPDVAKYVEDGMGPGLSNPLGARAMYLFNEDGKDTLFRLHGTPEWASIGTAASSGCIRLMNQDVIDLYSRVRPGKGTSKVVVIQ from the coding sequence ATGCGCATCCGCAATGCATTCCCTGTATTTGGCCTGCTGACAACGCTCGCACTGGCCGGTTGCTCCTCGACCTCAGACAGCGCATCCGTCGACGACAAGGGCGCAGGCCCGACCGTACAGACAGCCCAGATCTTCAACGACGCCTATGGCGTGACGAAGGATGCCGGATACTCTCTGCCGGCGATCCCGATCGACAGGGTCAAGCCGCAGTTCCGCCGCCAGGTCGTCAGCTACCAGACCACGGAGCGTCCCGGAACGATCATCGTCAACACGCGCGAGCGCTTCCTCTATTACATCCTGGCCAACGGCAAGGCCATGCGCTACGGCATCGGCGTCGGCAAGCAGGGCTTCGCATGGGCCGGCACCGCCTACGTCGCCTGGAAGCAGGAATGGCCGACGTGGCATCCCCCGAAGGAAATGGCCGTTCGCCGCCCAGACGTCGCCAAGTATGTCGAAGACGGCATGGGTCCGGGCCTCAGCAATCCGCTCGGCGCGCGCGCCATGTATCTCTTCAACGAGGACGGCAAGGACACGCTGTTCCGCCTGCACGGCACGCCGGAATGGGCTTCGATCGGCACTGCCGCTTCCTCGGGCTGCATTCGCCTGATGAACCAGGACGTGATCGACCTTTATAGCCGCGTCCGTCCCGGCAAGGGCACGTCCAAGGTCGTCGTCATCCAGTAA